GCGCACAGGGCTTGGGTGCCTGCCAGCAGAAGCCTCAGGGGAGGAAGGCACGGGTCAGAGTGGTGTCCCTGGCCAGCTGCAGTCCTGCCACTGACCACCAGATGGCGGTAGAAACCAAGGCAGGAGGCTCACCCTTTGCTGATTCTGGGGCTCAGAGTGTCTGAAGGCTGAGGGGCACCCCGGTCCCCTAATGAAGAGCGCCACTGGCAGGGGACCAGGGTGAGAGCTGCAGCTGGGCACCAAgcctcccacctgccctgggCGAGGGCGGGGCCTGGCCTGGATTTACCTGGAGTCTCTTGGGCACAGGGTCAGGAGGCAGCGGCCTGGAAGGGGGAGCCGGGAAGCCAAGAGCACTGGCCTGCTgagagagcaggaggagcagacaggcagggtgggggcggggtgggggggggagcacagagacagatgtgggcaGAGAGGGGTCAGTGCCTGCGGGCGGGGCAGCCAGGgtccctggggcggggggcgcagTGCATGCTGTTATCCAATTGTGTGCAGAGGGGGTGACGGACAAGTGGTGGAGCTGGCATGCAgaccaccccccacacccctgccggGGGCTCAGGGGGCACTCACCAGCCCTCCTACCCATGGTGTCCTGGGCCTCATCAGGGTGTGGCACACCCAGGGCCCCTTCTGAGCACCACCCCCCTCGTCCTCCAGGGGCCCCTCTGGGAGCATCCGCAGACCCACCTCTCACAGCCACCAGCTTGGCCAGCTCAGAGAGCTCAGCGGACCCTCCTCTAGGtgactgcccctccccactgcaggcTGGACTCTGCTTCTGGGCCTGCAgccaggggagtgggggagggctggCCCTGACTCCTCTGGCCGACTCTTGGGCAGTGTGAGACTCTCTCTGAGTCTAGGGCCTTCAGTACCCCCGCCCCAGGGCCCAAGCCGGACGCTTGGACAAGGTGGGGCCTCTCTCCTCTGGTATCCATGACTCACCTTGGCACCTGGCATCAGCAGGACCCTCTGCGGGGGTCCTGGGCGTTCTGGGGGACCAGACTGGGCTGCCCTGGACAtggagaaaaggaggcagggggCCCAGCGTCAGACCACGCTCTCCACCCGCACACAACCCTTGAGTGCAGTGGACGCAGCCCCTTGGAGAGCAAGGGTTTAGCCCAGTCAGActggggaggcgggggcgggggggggggtgatgagcCGGAGGGAGGGCCCCACTTAGCACAGGGGCTCCCCGGCTGCCCTCCGTGCGTCTCTGTGTGAGGTGAAGAGTTACGGGGCGTGTGTAGAGAAGGGAGGTGTGGGGGGAGCGGTCCGAGGGGCTGGCGATCGGAAGCCGGTGGGGGGCGCTGCAGACGGGGTGGGGCAGGACCCCACGGCCGTCGTGTGCCGCAGGGCGGTCGAGGGAGCGGCGGCAAAGAGCCTGGTACCTGTACTGGCAGCTGGGGCCTTTGAGCTGACAGAGCCGTTGGCGCAGGCGGGCACGGTGCCAGTAGCTGGCGCCCAGGAGCATCAGGGCCACCAACAGCAGGAGGCTGAGAGGCAGCCCTGTGGTCAGGGAGCTGGTTGCTGTGGGGAGAAGGCGGGTGGGGCTAGGATCCTACACCCAGGAAggggtggcaggtggggaggaggaagtgatCAGAGAACCCCAAGGGGTCaggaaagggcggggggggggggtaaggaaGCCACTGTGccgtctcccctctcccctccccctccccccccacctctgctgcGATTGGCACAGTCCGGCGGCGCCCAGCCCTCCTCGCAGCGGCAGTGTCCTTTGCTGTCGCAGACCTAGGGGTACAGGCTGAGTAACGAGGGGCCCGTTCCCCTGTCCCAGCTTTTCAGGAGCTCCTAAGTGCACAACCGGGAGGTGTGCCGGGGTGATgggatggagagagggacagTTTATCCACGGTAGACCAGGTGAAACCAAACTAGCCCCTCGAGCGCCTTCTCCGTGCCGGGCACTGTACCGGAAACCCCCATGTCCTCTCATGCACCAGGAACTGGGTACTATTATCCTGCCCACTGGATAGTCGAGGAggctgagctcagagaggttaataatctgcctgaagtcacacagctaggcagCAGCAGAGCAAGGATCGGAAGCTAGGTGTGTGTGTTTCCCAGCCTGTCACCGTTCTCGTCCCCGGAGGctgcctgctccccccccccacaccgtCTCCCCCAGGCCAGCTCACCCCGTGCCCATGGCACTTGCTTCGACATTCCTGCGCTCCCAGGAGACCCACGGGCTGGCATCGACGGTCAATGCACACCTGCCCAGGGGAGGAAGAACAAAGATCAGGTTCTCACGAAGCTTCACTGACCCTGGGAGGCCAGCGCGGCTGAGTGGCGGATGGAGAAACCGAGGCCCACGGGAGGACAGGACTTCGCTCGGGCCAAAGAGAGGATCTGAACCCCCCTCAGAGTCTGTGCCTTTTACACGGGTGGACAGAGAGGCCCGGGCACTGCTCGCCGTGGTCCcgacacccctccccctcctggtCTTGCCCCCTTGGGACTGCTCACCAGGTCAGGACCACAGGCTGTGCCGGGCAGAGTCAGGAGGGGCTGGGCCACGTCATTGCCCAGGTCCAGGTGGACCCAGCTGCAGTTCAGCTTCGGCTGGGTCCCGTTGGCCTCTAGTATCTCCCAGTGTAGATCCCGGGCTGAGCCCCGCAGCGGCCGGGCCCGACCCCCCTGGCACTGGAGCTGCCCGCACATGGCATCTCtgaggtgagggaggaggtgcAGGGTCAGGCCGAGGCCCCCACAAACCCAGAGGAGAATCCAGGTTTCGTCACTTACTTAGGGGCACAGGACACGTAGCTGCCATCAGGGCTGCGTCCACAGCTCCCGAAGGCATCGCCTCTCGTGTTGGCGGTAAGGAGGCAGCGCGGTGCGGCGGGCTGGGCCCCGGGTCCCCAGAGAGCCTGGCACTGCTGGGCATAGGAAGCGCAGCGCCCCTGCACGCACACAGCCTGGCCCCCCGCGCACGGCTCACCGTCGCCCAGGCTGACGTCAGGAGGGCACTGGGGGCTGTCTCCCGAGCAGAACTCCGCGAGGTCACAGTCCCCTCTGGCGGGGCGGCACTGCCAGCCGGCTGGGCGCAgctaggggggtgggggagggtcagaagggGTGCCGGGCAGGTCCAGCCCGGCCCTGGGGGCCACAGGGACCCTTCCCGCCGTGGCCCCGGGCGGGTGAGCTGTGGCGGCCGGACCGGTCCGTGCCCACCTGGCAATCCTGACAACAGAGCCCGCCGGACGCGCACTGCGCCCCAGGCCTCAGCTGGCAGGTGACGTCATCGCAACAGGGGTCGGTGCATTCCTgggggcacggggtgggggtggggggttgcgtCAGGGCGGGCTGGGCCCGAGAGCCTACCTCCTCCCCTCCGCCCAGGGCAGCCATCAGAAGGACGCAGCGGCAAGTAAAGGCCAGAGCCCAATGACATGCATGGTGTCCCTGcaggcggggaggggcggagaggaaCGGGCCGGCCCTTTAGAGCCCACGAAGGGGCTCTGGAGGCTCGGAGCGGGGTAGTGAGCCAGGGCCAGGGCACAggagtgagtggggcagggctTTGGGCGAGGGGCTCACGTCCGGGAAGCCACAGTCACACTGCTCGCCCGGCTCCACCAACATATTTCCGCAGACAGCGGCCATAGAGGGCAGGCCGGGCTGCCGTTCGAAGAGGCAGCTGCCCATCCCCTCCAGGAGAGCCTCCTCCAGGGCCCGCCGGCTGCAGTTGCTGAAGTTGAGGCCTGGCAGGAAGCTGGGGACGGTAGGGGAGAGGTTAGGGCTGcagccaccccctgcccctgcccctccccgctgtgCGTCCTGCAGCCACTCACTCTGTGGAGGCCTCCATGATGCAGCTCTTGGCCGGGGCCGGGCCCGGGCAGGGGCAGCTGTTCCCTGGCAAGTCGTGGTCCAGGCCCAGGCTGTGGCCCAGCTCGTGAGCTATGGAGGACGCAACCCCCAGGACGCTGGTGGAGTGGTCCTGGCATTGGGGAGGGGACACCCCAGGTCCAGCACCAGCCTGACTCTCTTGTTCTCTCCTCATCTGACCTCTTGGGCGCTCAGCCTCCCTCCTTCACTGCTTCTGGAGTAGGAGGAGAGCCCGGGCCTGGGTGGTGGGAAGGCTTAGAGCTCGCTCAGCTCTGTTCCTGTCCCCTACGTGTGGCCCTGGGCGCTCGCCTCTGTTCTGTGGGCCTcagccaccccctcctcccctgcgaGGTGCCCTCACAGGTGAAGCCCCCACGTAACGGTGCTGTGACAGCAGGGGCCACGTCCTACCCGccgtcctccccaccccacccccccgtcccCACATCCGCGGTTTTGGGGTAGGTAACtcggtggggttggggggggcacaTGGAGGAAGCGACGTGCGAGGGCCCCGGCATCGCTCACCATGTTCACACCCCCCGAGAGGTCGGGAGAGCAGATGGAATTCTGAGTGGCCATGCCCACCGCGGGCCCGGAGAACGAGGTGGCACTGTGGGATCGCAGGGCCACAGGTCAGCCCAGAGCTTCAGGGCCGCAGGCGGGGAGCTGGGGCGCAGCCTGGGGTCTTACGTCACGAGCTGGGCGCTGTCGTGGGGCAGTCGAGGCAGTAAGTCTTCCCGACGCCAGCGCAGGAAGTTGTGTAGCGTGAGGCCGGGGTCCCGGCTGATCTCCACCAGGTCACGCtggctccaggcctccaggcccACCAGCGCCACCCGGACGTTCAGGGGCCGGAAGAACTGAAAGAGAATGGGGGCTCAGGAGAAGGGTCCCCGCGGCCACAGGGCCGTCCGGCTGCTGCTGGGCCCGGCACTCACGGTGTCCAGGAGAAAGGCCACCTTCAGCATGCGGGTCAGCAGGTACTGGAAGTCCGGGTACCTCTGGACCTGCGGCTCAAGGGAAACGACCATGATAAGGAGCAGACGcggcactgggggggggggggcaggacacACGGTGCTCGCAAGCTCACCTCAGAATGGTCGGCTACGAGCACCAGCTCAATAACCTTGGTCTCTGCCACCACGTCCCGCGTCCGCTGAGGACAAGAAGGGGTGTCAAGCACACTCCTCACGCCGGGGCCACGCGGGGCTGCCCGAGCTGTGTCCGCTCCCACCCTGTGTGCTCCagtggaggagagcagagagcccgtTTCACAGAGGGACCCCTGAGAGCCTGAGAGGccagggacttgcccaaggtggaCCGAGAAGTAGGTCATGAAGCTGGGAGTAGAGCCTTGCTTCTCTGGCTCCAAACTCAGTACttttcctgaattaaaaaaaataatactaggggcgcccggctggcccAGTCGGatgagcatgcgactcttgatctcgggggtcgtgagtctgagccccacactgggtacagagattactaaaaacagccaaaacaataaatagggggcacctgggtggctcagtcggttaagcgtccgacttcggctcaggccatgatctcacagttcgtgtgttcaagccccgcgtcgggctctgtgctgacagctcagagcctggaacctgcttcggattctgtgtctctctctctctctctctctgctccgccccCCACTCAaggcctgtctctctctcaaaaataaacgttaaaaaaaaacacaataaataaactttaagaagtaaataataatagccaacacCATCGTATATTTACCTATCTCAGGCACAGTTTAAGCACCATATAGATACTTGATAGATGGATATAGACTCGTTTAAGCTCCACAGTAACCCTAGAGAGTAAGTAGCTTATTCTCCCCAATTTATAAACGAGGGAGCTGGACTCATACTGCCTTATGCCTGGTGACTGTGTGGTCTGTAGCCAAGCACTCTCCGCACACGGGATCATACGGCCCATGAAGAGTCTGAGTCAGGTCCCTGCGTCTAAACCCCGCGTATGTCATTTCGTGGTTGAAcagctttgggcaagtcactgcctctctctctctctgaggtgGTTTTCTAACAAAGACGGAGCTATTGCCAGCCCGAACCTCCCAGGGTTtcgggaggaggagaggagattaTGTTCACACAGGGCCCGACCCAGGGCAACAGCTCCTTAGAAGGTATTGGAAACCAAGATCTCTGAGGGTCCGGGGCCTGGCCCTCAGGGACAACAGAAGCCTGGCCTCTTGCCGTCATCCTCACCCGACGACTGCGCACGTGGCTGTGGCGCCGTCCCCGGGGCCGCTCCTGGGGAGCCCGCGTGGCCACAGATGCGTGCCCGCTCAACCCACAGGTGCGGCCTGGCAGGAGGAGGTCTCGGGTCCGGGAGATGATGGGGGCGGCTCGCAGGTCCCCGGGCCCCAGCTCCAAGGTGTAGCTTCTCTCGGGGGACAGGACCACCAGACccctgggaggaggcaggaaggcagaagACCTCTCAGCTCCACACCTCACACAGCCTCGCTCTCTCCACCCTGGTGGGATGCGCCCTCTGTACCTGAGCCCTGAGCAGGTGCACACGGATGCCCAGGAGCCCACGTGGCCCCGTACCGCTCCCTGGTAGCAGCAGCTGTCCTACAGCAGAGAAAGGTCAGCGCTACCCCAAAGGCCAGGGCTGGAGCCCCCGAGGCTAGCTAGCCTGTCGGTGAAGGCTGGTGAAGGCTGGTGAAGGTGCACCCCACATCCCTTAGGGATGACACCCTCCATCTGGCCCCTGGCGCCGCCCTCGGGCCGGAGACAGGACACTAGACTCACCAGAGCGTGTCCCTCGCTGGCCACACGGGTGCCGTCGGGCCGGTACCACATCAGGTGTGGGCGGCCTGGGACTAGCTCCCTGTGGAGTGAAGAAAAACGGAGGCAATGCCAGTCGCCTCCCAGGGCGGTACGGCGACATCCTGAGGTCCAGAGGTGGTAAGGGGTGGCTGGGGGCCAGGGTTCCCCCCGAGGCTGCAGAGTGGAGCGGTCGGGCCACAAACTCTGCCAGGCTATCTGGGTCCCAACCTGGTTTTTACCACacgctagctgtgtgaccttgggcaggttatgtaacctctctgtgccttgacttcttcatatgtaaaatgaaaacagcaacatCATAGCATTTACCTTATAGGTTGTTGGAAGGATTAAGAGAGTTCGAGCACTTAGTAAATGTCACCTACGGTTGCTACTTGTGCTGTTATTGTCGTTACCACCGTCATTGTTACCTATTCTGCAGCAGCTCCAGGGTATGACTGTCACCGTCCAATTCCAATCTGATCCGCAGAGCCTCAGGCAGATTGGTCTGCGGGCACCAGAGGGTATGTCACCTCCCTGGCCCTGCCTGAAACTCCCATCCGTCTCTAACCAGAAAACCTCAGACCCTTAGGAGAGTACCAACGATTAGGTcactggagggggggggggtcccgagGGAGGGGCCAGGAAGCCCTGCCCGGCCTGGGGCATTGTTCTGGGGGGCTGTGTGCGAGGTCAAGGAAGGTATCTGAGCCGCCCCTTCTCGGCTTCCTGCCCAGAGAGGAAGCATCATGGAAGAGCTGGCGCACGCCCCAGCCCTTCCTCTGACTCAGCGTTggaattggggaggggggtgcctggtgAGGCCCTGACCTTCCCCCACTGAGAAAACCCGCAGAGTGAGACCCTGAAGGCAAGTCTGGCCTCAGGGTCTCCCCAGGAGATGGACGGGGTCGGGTGGGGCTGAGGCTGGCAGATGcgtgttgggggagagggggtaaGCGAAGCCAGGTGCTGGGGTGTGGCCAGAGGGGCAGCCAGACCTGGGGTGGCCGTGCCACATGAGGTCCACTCACCTGCTCCTCAGAGAGGGCTGGTTATGGGGGCGGCAGGGACTGTGTTCTGTGCTTGAAGGGACAGGGGGGCTCACCTGGAGCATCTCCGCTAGGCTGAGTGTGGGGCTGTCTTGAAAGATCTGGGGCTCCGAGTGTCCACCCAGGGCCCTCTCTGGCCTTGTCTGCTCCTCCACAGGGCCACCTGCAGGGTCCCCAGGACACCCCAAGAGAGTGCTGAGCGAGCCAGTCCCTGGCGCTGGGCACAGCCGGTGCCTGTGGCCACTCAGGGCCCTTCTTGGCTGGAAGGACTCCTGCACTGCATTCTGGGACTTAAAGGAGCAAGCCCCAGGAGAGGggcttctctccacccccacccctcactttcACCCCTACCCCACCTGCACGTCCCCAGAGAAAGTTCAGCTTGCCCCGCCTGgggccccctccctgtccccccaggCTCTCACGGGGAGCCCCCTTCCCACTCCCTCCCAATCACCCCCCCCCAGGAACGCCCCCTCTCAGGCCTGGGCGAAGCCTTGTGGCCCGGTGCCCACTCACCCTCCCCTTTCCTCACATCGGAGCTGCGGGAACGCCCATCTCTGGGTGCGCAGTGCAAACACCCCTCCCTAAACATCCCTCAgacccagccaggcacacccGCTCGCCACAGCTCAGCTCCTCCCTGCTCCCAACATCCCCCCCCTCCTCCGTCCCCACAACGGCCCTGTCTCCTCCGCACAGCCCACCCCCGCCTGCCATCCCAGTCCGTGGCCAGAGACGCAGCGGGAAGTGAAAGTTCCTAGGAGGAGTTGGTGTCAGCCTCTTTCCAGGCCGACTCTccgcccgcaccccccccccccccgcccccggctcctCCCGCGTCCCCACCCGCCAGCTCCGCCAGGTTTTTGGTGGCATCAACACGGGGTGAGGGGCGCCGTGACCGCCCGGGCCCTGGATAAGGAAGAGTCCTCTTCGCCAAACCCTCCGGGCCGTGCCCACTCGGCGCCCTGGCACCGGGCAGGATGGTCGGCTAGGCCCCAGAGGGGCGAAGACGTCAGTCCTGGGGAGCAGCGACCGTCTCCCACCATCCTGAGGGGGCGCTGGGCCGGGCCCTTTGGTGCCCGGCGCCGGAGCCTGGAAGTGTCCGCGGGGACCGCGCACAGGATGACCGCGCAGGGGGACCGGCATCCCCCTCCATCGCCCAAGACATCGAGGCAGGGCGGGCCGCGCTCTGGCCAAGGGGTCTCCCCGGGTCTCCGGCCGACCCCCAGTGCCTCCCGACTTCCCCGTGCCTTCTCCCAGTCTGTCCCCCCGCCCACCGCGGGCCGGGCACTCACCTCGATCCGGGAGCGGCCGGGAGGACAGGGGGCTGCCTgcgcccaggagccccagggcccAGAGCAGCGCCAGCCGCATGGCAGCGGCGCCCGGGGCCGGGCGAGGGCAGCAGGTGCTGGGCCGCGCGCCGAGGAACCTCGGCCGCCGGGTCTGCCTGGCGCACCCCGCCGCGCCGGGCCGCCACCAGGCCCCGCCCcgtcccgcccccgccccgggggcgcagggccaggccccgcccccgggggAGCCGCGGCTCCGCCCCCGgagggccccgcccccgcccgcgaCTCCCGCGGGGCCCGCGCGGCTCGGCCCCGCCGCGTTCCCGCTGCTGCGCGGGGTGGGAGCAGAACGAGGCCCGGTCCGACCGGCTTGGGCGGCGCGCCTCCACCCGGTCCGGGGCCCGACCCCTTCCCAGCAGCTTGGCTGCCCTCCCGCGTCCCGTCGGCGGCCCGGTTCTGCGGGGATCCGGTGGGCGGCTCAGACCCCTGGGAAGCGCAGGCGTCGGGAGTGCAGGGGCTTTTATTAACCAAGGAGGAgcgggttggggaggggggggacagcGACAGGCACCCCGTCACTCGGCGTAGGTGGCGTCGTCGTTGCTGTCGCTGTAGGCGGAGGAAGAGAGTTCCTCGCGCGGGGTGCAGGCCGGGCACCGCCGCCGCATGTCGTCCCAGCACGACCGGCAGTACACGGCCGCGCAGTCCGGCGTCGGGCACACGTAGGCCTCGGGCGTCTCGGGAGCCTGGCACACCACGCAGCGCCGGCGCAGCCAGAGGCGCAGGAGCGGGCAGCGGCGGTGCAGGACGTCGGCCAGGCGGTGGCGCTGCCGGGAGCCCGGGGGAGAGAaggggtgcggggagcggggccTGGAGGGCAAGGTCGCCATGCAAATGGACCGAGGGAGCTTCCCTCCCCCGCTCGGTGATGGAGACTGGGGGTGCAGCTTCCACTCCCCCAGCTGGGAGCAGCAACAACCATCACCTGTACCTCCCTGTGAACCACCTGATCTGTTCGCGGGGTGGGCTGAGAAGTGAGTGGGACACGTAAGACTCTTACCCCTGTGTTCTCCGCTTTACGGGCCAGAAAGGGGAGTCTCGTAAGGGTTATGTGAGTTCCCAAAGGCGCACAGATAGTCAACGGCCAGACCTGGCTGCACGCAGCTGCCCTGATTCCAGATTACAAGCCTGCTTCAGAAGGCTCCCCCCTCTCTCCACACTATTACCAGGAATTCTCTAGAGGCCACCTTATCAGCTCAGTCTTTGCTCAAGAAACTGCATGTCAGGGGCAGAACTCCTGGCCTTGGCCTTCAGAGCCTTCCACACTCTGGTCCCTTTCCAGCCTCTGCTCTAACTTACCCCCACTTGAACTTTGCGTCCTCTGGCCAGCCCCCCAGACCAGCCCTGGCCCTTGACATTCCCCTCGGGCTCTGAGACTTCGCACCTTCTGTTCCCCTAGCTTGGGACGAATGCCCTTCTATCTGCCCGTGAGAGTCCAGTTTACTTCCAGACCAGGTCATGGATTCACAGTGCGCTCTGTCTCAGCAGATGCTCGTTTAGCCTCCATGCGTCACGGGGTGGGGGACCTAGGCCCTAGAGGAAAACTTCAGCAAATGTGGTCTCTCACTTCCAAGAGCTCTGTTAGGGCTGGTGAAATAAGaatggctgccttttttttttttttttttttttaaacaacagggGTCCTGTACCAAGAAGGGTCACATGACGACAACATGTGCGCGGGAGTTGCTAGGCGCCTGCTCCATGACAGCGAGGCTCCTCTAACCCTTTCAACAACCAGATGGAGAAGTGGTTCACTGCCTCTTGCAGAAGGGAAACACCAAGGCACAGCTTTTAAGTAAACAACGCAGATCCCGGTTGCCATGGTGACGAaggaaccaggattcaaacccaggccctCTGGCACCAGCACCCCACACCTCACTGCCACTGATCTCTGCACAGGCCTTGCAGATCTGTCCACCCTCTGAGGTCCCTTGAGGAccatggccaaggtcacacagcttgatGAGGAAGCGtgggctggaacctgcttcttcTGGCCGCGGGCTCTGTCCTTCCGCCACGTGCCCCTTCATGATGcctccctgacccccagcccacctgcctccccacctccGGCAGAGGCCCCGAGCTTCTGGTCTGTGACCTCACAGTAGCATCTGTGGCTTGCCTCGGGTCCCCTGATCCCGGGGAAGCCCCCTTGCTTTCTTCTAGTCAGGCTGTATCAAATCTGATTCCTCTGTTCTGCCTGCTTCCTGATGGCCCACTGAGTGTCTCAGGCTGGCCTGAACGCGGGGGGACAGAGGCAGACTCAGCCCCGAACCCCGGGAGCTGGACGTCCAGGGCCCCTGGTGTGCATCTCGTCGGAACTCGCTGAGCTCCGCAGGCCAGCCCCCCGGGGCTGGACGGAGCGGAGGGACAAGCCCCTCCCGGGGTCCTCAGAACCACAGGAGGCcgtggtttgggggggggggggtgggcagcctgGACTTACGGGAGCCCTCTGCCGCTGCGCCCGGCTCACGATGGCAGCCCTTCTCAGCTTCGTAAAGGCCGCCCTCTTCCTCAGCAGGTCATTGTAGAGGAACAGGACCCGCTTCTTCTCTCgctggggtcagggaggggggGTCGTCAGGGGTAGTGACAGCGCGTCCCCTCATGGCGGGGTCGGTCGGCAGGGTGCAGGCCTGTGAGGTGGGGGCGGCGTACCTTGGGGAAGTAGAAGGCCGCGATGACTCTCCGGAGCCGGTAGCCGAAGGCTTGCAGAAGGCACAGACACAGCAGCAGGCCCACGGGGAGCGCGGCCCTCACGTAGGCCCTGGGGTTCAGGCTCACGGGCTGCGGCAGGCAGCCTGCGGCAGGGCCGGGCCGTCACCCCACCGGACCGGGACGTGTCTCTGGTGGCCCTGCTCtcctcctgcctgcccctcaccctgcAAGTGAGACCTGGGACACCGTAGCCACCGGGGTCACGGGGCTATTTGCTCAGCACGGCACGGACAGAGAGAAAGTGTCCATCGTGGGCAGGGTTCTCTGTGGGCGCTGggaccctctgtccccagggTTCTCTGGGGCGCTGGGACCTTCTGTCCCCAAGGCCCTAGCGTCTATGCTCCTCTGACCCCCAGACCATCATTTCCCAGCTCTCCAAGCCTCCCCTGCTGTTTCCCGCCCTCATCCCTGCAACCCCAGCATGCCTCTCCTGTCTCGCCACCTCTCTGCCTTGGGGAGACCCAGGGCCCCCGCCCTCGCCCCCGAGCCGGCCTCCGGCGTGGCTCACGCATGTTGCTGGAGTCCACCGTGGTCTCTGAGGACGTGTTCAGGGCTCCAATGGTTTTCCGAAGAAGCCGGGCCAGCATGGAGTCCCCCCCGACTTTCACCTCCAATTTATGGCTGCCTGaggccatggggggggggggtcaggaaaGGGTTGCGGtttaggggagggggcaggatggggactggatgttggggggggggttcaaGGCACAGAAATCCTCTGCAGCGCGGGACTTTCATCCCTTCACTGAACGCTAACCCCTCCCTGTCGCGGATGTAAAGGGGGCTGAGGCCCCCTCCGTCAGATTGCAGGGCTGAGATTTGACCCTGAGATGGCCAGGGAGGGGTGAGACACAGGAGGAGGTGACAACGCTGGACGAGGTCAGGTGGGGTGGCTGCGGGGGTGGCTCGGGGGACTTCCCAGGGGCCGGGCGGGGCTCACTGCGGAAAGAGTACTGCAGGAAGGAGTGATGGCGGATGGTGTTGAAGGCGGAGTAGAGAGCCCAGTCCAGGCCGCacagcaccagcagcagcagcaggacgGGCAGGGTCTCTGCGAGCTCCCTCACCTGCCCGAGGACGGGAGCGGCAGGCCTGGAGCCCTCCCGGGTGCCCCCGCCCTCCGCCCCACGCGGCCAGTGCCCGCGGTCAGGTCCACGGGCCGCCCCACAGCACCCTCACCACGTTTCTCATCTCCGAGGCCTGCATGAAGGGGCTGCAGGGGAAGATGACGGTTTTCTCCTCAGCTCTGCGGAGCGGCAGCAAAGTCCGCTTGCCCTGGACACAACGTGCACACGGTGACGGACACCAGGGCCCTCCCCCTTGTGCCTTCCGCCCCCCTGGAGCGCGAGGCCACAGGGCGCAGGGCAGGGCACCCTGGGGCAGGGCTGCGCCCACTCACCAATTGCTTCCTGCGTTCGTCGATCTGGCAAAAGTAGGTGCTGATGTAGATGTTGTCGAAGCGGATGTCCCCGTTATAGCTGTCCACGTAGGAGAAGGACCTGGGCACGGGGACGGTTCCATGTCGTGCTCACCCACCCCCAACCACGGGCTTCCCGGACGCTCGCTCATTCAACGGCCCACCCGGCACGCGCCGAGCGCCGCTTACGTCCTAGGCGAAGACACGGCCCTGCCGCCCAGGGCCAGGCGGGCAGGCACACAAGCGAGAAGACAAGGGGGGTCGTGTACGTGGCCGGGAAGGGAGGCTTCCCGGCCGCGGATCCGGCAGGGTGGATCTCAAGCAGCGGGAACAGCAGGAGCAGCGGCAGCGGGACGTGAAGCCCCTCAAGGCTGCAGAACTGCCCGCCATCGTGACGGACTCCCGCTTTCATCTGGGCAGAACCTCTCCTGGAGG
Above is a window of Neofelis nebulosa isolate mNeoNeb1 chromosome 15, mNeoNeb1.pri, whole genome shotgun sequence DNA encoding:
- the ADAM15 gene encoding disintegrin and metalloproteinase domain-containing protein 15 isoform X5, which codes for MRLALLWALGLLGAGSPLSSRPLPDRGGPVEEQTRPERALGGHSEPQIFQDSPTLSLAEMLQTNLPEALRIRLELDGDSHTLELLQNRELVPGRPHLMWYRPDGTRVASEGHALDSCCYQGAVRGHVGSWASVCTCSGLRGLVVLSPERSYTLELGPGDLRAAPIISRTRDLLLPGRTCGLSGHASVATRAPQERPRGRRHSHVRSRRRTRDVVAETKVIELVLVADHSEVQRYPDFQYLLTRMLKVAFLLDTFFRPLNVRVALVGLEAWSQRDLVEISRDPGLTLHNFLRWRREDLLPRLPHDSAQLVTATSFSGPAVGMATQNSICSPDLSGGVNMDHSTSVLGVASSIAHELGHSLGLDHDLPGNSCPCPGPAPAKSCIMEASTDFLPGLNFSNCSRRALEEALLEGMGSCLFERQPGLPSMAAVCGNMLVEPGEQCDCGFPDECTDPCCDDVTCQLRPGAQCASGGLCCQDCQLRPAGWQCRPARGDCDLAEFCSGDSPQCPPDVSLGDGEPCAGGQAVCVQGRCASYAQQCQALWGPGAQPAAPRCLLTANTRGDAFGSCGRSPDGSYVSCAPKDAMCGQLQCQGGRARPLRGSARDLHWEILEANGTQPKLNCSWVHLDLGNDVAQPLLTLPGTACGPDLVCIDRRCQPVGLLGAQECRSKCHGHGVCDSKGHCRCEEGWAPPDCANRSRATSSLTTGLPLSLLLLVALMLLGASYWHRARLRQRLCQLKGPSCQYRAAQSGPPERPGPPQRVLLMPGAKAELDDRPNPPTRPLPADPVVRHPKVGTMTSPPKLASCLLSHSQGPAKPPPPRKPLPANPQSRCPLGDLPGPETGIQPVVVPSRPAPPPPAASSLYL
- the ADAM15 gene encoding disintegrin and metalloproteinase domain-containing protein 15 isoform X13; this encodes MRLALLWALGLLGAGSPLSSRPLPDRGGPVEEQTRPERALGGHSEPQIFQDSPTLSLAEMLQTNLPEALRIRLELDGDSHTLELLQNRELVPGRPHLMWYRPDGTRVASEGHALDSCCYQGAVRGHVGSWASVCTCSGLRGLVVLSPERSYTLELGPGDLRAAPIISRTRDLLLPGRTCGLSGHASVATRAPQERPRGRRHSHVRSRRRTRDVVAETKVIELVLVADHSEVQRYPDFQYLLTRMLKVAFLLDTFFRPLNVRVALVGLEAWSQRDLVEISRDPGLTLHNFLRWRREDLLPRLPHDSAQLVTATSFSGPAVGMATQNSICSPDLSGGVNMDHSTSVLGVASSIAHELGHSLGLDHDLPGNSCPCPGPAPAKSCIMEASTDFLPGLNFSNCSRRALEEALLEGMGSCLFERQPGLPSMAAVCGNMLVEPGEQCDCGFPDECTDPCCDDVTCQLRPGAQCASGGLCCQDCQLRPAGWQCRPARGDCDLAEFCSGDSPQCPPDVSLGDGEPCAGGQAVCVQGRCASYAQQCQALWGPGAQPAAPRCLLTANTRGDAFGSCGRSPDGSYVSCAPKDAMCGQLQCQGGRARPLRGSARDLHWEILEANGTQPKLNCSWVHLDLGNDVAQPLLTLPGTACGPDLVCIDRRCQPVGLLGAQECRSKCHGHGVCDSKGHCRCEEGWAPPDCANRSRATSSLTTGLPLSLLLLVALMLLGASYWHRARLRQRLCQLKGPSCQYRAAQSGPPERPGPPQRVLLMPGAKVCLETEVTSEAGPTSWCSLKTRWAP